The following proteins come from a genomic window of Galactobacillus timonensis:
- a CDS encoding glycosyltransferase family 2 protein gives MPEVSIVVPVYKAEAYLDQCAQSIFAQTFRDFEVIFVDDGSPDGCPAMLDGYAEKDPRVRVIHKTNGGLSDARNAGMKIARGTYIQFIDSDDFVEPDLLEECVRKLRETGADMVIFDYAQYYMSTGTKEEIRNVFSEKETYQLSDHPELLTSIANAAWNKMYRLSLFRDYGIEYPWGYFYEDLGTTYRLLARANKVAFVNQVLYDYRQDRPGNITGTFDIRAFHVLDMVKINLDDYQQLGIYEKYYEELKFLGCVNILECLKKTRNAGDHALALKFVQVCFWFIRSHWPEFPKCRYKIARQKGDWIYTSEPRLRLYLKWKWKGE, from the coding sequence ATGCCTGAAGTATCGATCGTTGTTCCGGTCTATAAGGCCGAAGCCTATCTGGATCAATGTGCACAGTCGATCTTTGCGCAGACATTCAGGGATTTCGAGGTGATCTTCGTCGATGATGGCAGTCCGGACGGCTGTCCAGCGATGCTCGATGGCTATGCTGAAAAGGATCCGCGGGTACGTGTCATCCACAAGACCAACGGGGGCCTTTCGGATGCGCGCAATGCGGGCATGAAGATTGCCCGGGGCACCTATATTCAGTTCATTGATTCCGATGATTTCGTGGAGCCGGATCTTCTTGAGGAATGTGTCAGAAAGCTCAGGGAAACGGGTGCGGACATGGTCATCTTTGACTATGCCCAGTACTACATGTCAACCGGGACGAAGGAAGAGATCCGCAATGTCTTTTCCGAAAAGGAAACCTATCAATTGAGCGATCATCCTGAGCTTCTTACAAGCATCGCCAATGCGGCCTGGAATAAGATGTACAGGCTGTCGCTGTTCCGTGATTACGGGATCGAATATCCCTGGGGCTATTTCTATGAAGACCTGGGGACGACCTACCGTCTGCTGGCAAGGGCGAACAAGGTTGCCTTCGTCAATCAGGTTCTCTATGATTATCGTCAGGATCGTCCCGGCAATATTACGGGGACGTTTGATATTCGTGCCTTCCATGTGCTGGACATGGTGAAGATCAATCTTGATGATTATCAGCAGCTCGGCATCTATGAGAAATATTACGAGGAGCTGAAGTTTCTCGGCTGCGTCAACATTCTGGAATGTCTTAAGAAAACAAGAAACGCCGGTGATCATGCGCTGGCGCTGAAGTTTGTGCAGGTGTGTTTCTGGTTCATCCGCAGCCACTGGCCCGAATTCCCCAAGTGCAGATATAAGATTGCGCGTCAGAAGGGAGACTGGATCTATACCAGTGAGCCGCGGCTCAGACTGTATCTGAAATGGAAGTGGAAGGGAGAATAA
- a CDS encoding glycosyltransferase family 2 protein, which produces MPQVTVIVPIYNVERYLKKCFDSLLKQTSDDYVVLAVNDGSPDGCDAIIAQYVKTYPDRFKGIKKKNGGYGSVLQIAIRETKTPYFLVCDPDDTLEPEAVQTLLSMAKMSGADITVGAKTLIYEDSDIREYDASYNKDFTTLKKDTVYDVHDPDSDGLWFINPSPHAKLYRTEIARGITFPEHVGYTDNMLFYLSMLNAKKLIYTDQPLAKYLINRKGNSMGDVSAPAMNGEILVFKSILSQAEHIENVPDMFYYRMYESFRYMLQQMPRLNCSREDFEIAMDYLGTYSTKLSAYGSIIRPLYQQYAKVRPLEKIRDLELMNSRLSAYAFERLKKKMMKEYDEKHKSDN; this is translated from the coding sequence ATGCCCCAGGTAACTGTTATTGTGCCGATTTACAACGTTGAGCGGTATCTGAAAAAATGTTTCGATTCGCTTCTGAAACAGACGTCGGATGACTATGTCGTGCTGGCGGTCAACGATGGTTCGCCCGATGGCTGTGACGCCATCATTGCCCAGTATGTCAAAACCTATCCGGACAGGTTCAAGGGCATCAAGAAAAAGAACGGCGGCTATGGTTCCGTACTGCAGATTGCGATCCGCGAGACGAAGACACCGTATTTTCTGGTGTGCGATCCAGATGATACGCTGGAGCCGGAAGCCGTGCAGACGCTGCTTTCCATGGCAAAAATGTCCGGAGCCGATATCACCGTCGGCGCCAAAACTCTGATCTATGAAGACAGTGATATCCGCGAATACGATGCGTCCTACAACAAGGATTTTACGACGCTGAAGAAGGATACGGTCTATGACGTCCATGATCCTGATTCTGACGGACTGTGGTTCATCAATCCAAGTCCGCACGCCAAGCTGTACAGGACCGAAATCGCGCGCGGCATCACGTTCCCGGAACATGTCGGTTATACCGATAACATGCTGTTTTATTTATCGATGCTGAATGCGAAGAAGCTGATCTATACCGATCAGCCTCTGGCCAAGTATCTGATCAACCGCAAGGGCAACTCGATGGGCGATGTCAGCGCTCCGGCGATGAACGGCGAAATTCTCGTCTTCAAGTCGATTCTTTCGCAGGCGGAACATATCGAAAATGTTCCGGACATGTTCTATTACCGCATGTATGAAAGTTTCCGTTACATGCTGCAGCAGATGCCTCGGCTCAACTGCAGTCGGGAAGACTTTGAAATTGCCATGGACTACCTTGGAACCTACAGTACCAAGCTCAGCGCCTATGGCTCGATCATCCGTCCTCTTTACCAGCAGTATGCCAAAGTCCGCCCGCTGGAAAAGATCCGGGATCTTGAACTGATGAACAGCCGCCTCAGCGCCTATGCCTTTGAGAGACTGAAGAAGAAAATGATGAAGGAGTACGATGAAAAACACAAATCAGACAATTAA
- a CDS encoding oligosaccharide flippase family protein: MDRKILRNYIYNALYQLIRIILPFILVPYTLSHIGTRTLGIYDYAGSIMNWFILFGVLGINTYGNREIAKVRNDKGSLQTAFWEIFAMQVCNVLIAMALFYVWIALFVHENVFYYQLTGLTMIASALDISWFFFGVEDFKKASIRNILVKCLGVALIFLMVKSPSDLWIYILINVGSELFGQAVLFLQLRQYVGFEKISLKNAYRHHFKATFQLFIPTIAISVYTMLDTTMVGALYSEEHVTLYKTSMNIIKMFLSLITAIGTVTMPRVTNVFYNDSDGEAKAEHLINSTMKFVNMLSWPMCFGMMAIATNFIAWYTPEYPIIANLVRLGCPIIILISMSNVTGIQYMVPTGMFNQYTTSIVSGSVINFICNMIMIPRHGATGAIVGSIIAEATVTCVQLVLVYRKSHLNFRQKSYALYISGSLLMYVIVNRLNYVLEVSATMTLLQVLVGMVVYLAWLLIFREPVLMAVLGKVRDRRHA, translated from the coding sequence ATGGATCGTAAAATACTTAGAAACTACATTTACAACGCGCTGTATCAGCTGATCCGGATTATTCTTCCGTTCATCCTGGTACCTTATACACTTTCCCATATCGGGACCAGGACGCTGGGCATCTATGACTATGCCGGTTCGATCATGAACTGGTTCATTCTGTTCGGTGTACTTGGCATTAATACCTACGGGAACCGTGAGATTGCCAAGGTGCGCAACGACAAGGGTTCGCTGCAGACAGCGTTCTGGGAAATCTTTGCAATGCAGGTATGCAACGTCCTGATTGCGATGGCGCTGTTCTATGTCTGGATTGCACTGTTTGTTCATGAGAACGTGTTTTATTATCAGCTGACGGGTTTGACGATGATCGCCAGTGCGCTGGATATTTCGTGGTTTTTCTTCGGGGTTGAAGACTTCAAGAAGGCGAGTATCCGCAATATTCTGGTGAAATGCCTCGGCGTTGCGCTGATTTTCCTGATGGTTAAGTCGCCGTCGGATCTCTGGATCTATATTCTGATCAATGTGGGATCGGAGCTCTTCGGGCAGGCGGTTCTTTTTCTGCAACTGCGTCAGTATGTGGGCTTTGAAAAGATATCCCTGAAGAATGCGTACCGGCATCATTTCAAGGCGACATTTCAGCTGTTTATTCCGACGATTGCGATCTCGGTCTATACAATGCTGGATACGACGATGGTCGGAGCATTGTATTCGGAAGAGCATGTGACGCTCTACAAGACGAGCATGAACATTATCAAGATGTTTCTGTCTCTGATTACGGCGATCGGTACCGTGACGATGCCGCGGGTTACCAACGTCTTCTACAATGACAGCGATGGCGAAGCGAAGGCGGAGCATCTGATCAATTCGACGATGAAGTTCGTCAATATGCTGTCGTGGCCGATGTGCTTCGGCATGATGGCGATTGCGACCAATTTCATCGCCTGGTATACGCCGGAGTATCCGATTATTGCAAACCTGGTGCGGCTGGGCTGTCCGATCATCATTCTGATATCGATGTCGAATGTGACCGGAATTCAGTACATGGTTCCGACGGGCATGTTCAATCAGTATACGACCTCAATCGTTTCTGGATCGGTGATCAACTTCATCTGCAACATGATCATGATTCCGCGCCACGGGGCGACCGGTGCCATTGTCGGCAGTATCATTGCGGAGGCGACGGTTACCTGTGTTCAGCTGGTTCTTGTCTACAGGAAGAGTCATCTCAATTTCCGTCAGAAGTCCTATGCCCTCTATATCAGCGGATCGCTGCTGATGTATGTGATTGTCAACCGACTGAACTATGTCCTGGAAGTATCGGCGACGATGACGCTGCTGCAGGTACTTGTGGGCATGGTGGTGTATCTGGCGTGGCTGTTAATCTTCAGGGAACCGGTGCTGATGGCCGTACTGGGAAAGGTCAGGGATCGTCGTCATGCCTGA
- a CDS encoding glycosyltransferase, producing MNANILVSVIVPMYNASRYLSTCLDSLASATFRDHMQVILVNDGSTDETAALAGSYVDRFPDLFQLVEKQNGGLSDARNFGLPYVKGTYLAFLDSDDWIEPDLYERLYQTIENEGADVCVCDLEYWFEDPSKRFVMKGLSQWQADTVQKKALLSPMFAWNKLYRAELFTADNGYRYPLHTWYEDIPVTTLLFAKAERIAYLPECGIHYRQHDDSIMGSVHDKRVKDIFGVLELVRKEFRDAGLSDTYHEELEYLHIEHLCLYGMFRFIRSDWSEECAAKAGDVMKKEFPDWKHNCYIRNLGWKNRMFLACYNEKTAALFNRRIRG from the coding sequence ATGAATGCAAACATTCTCGTCTCTGTCATTGTGCCGATGTATAACGCCTCCAGATATCTTTCAACGTGTCTGGATTCATTAGCCTCCGCAACTTTCCGCGATCATATGCAGGTGATTCTGGTCAATGACGGCAGTACGGATGAGACAGCGGCTCTTGCCGGGAGTTATGTGGATCGTTTCCCCGATCTCTTTCAGCTGGTTGAAAAACAGAACGGCGGCCTTTCGGATGCCCGCAATTTTGGCCTGCCGTATGTAAAGGGCACCTATCTTGCCTTTCTTGACAGCGACGACTGGATTGAGCCGGACCTTTACGAACGTCTGTATCAAACGATTGAAAACGAAGGGGCGGATGTATGCGTCTGTGATCTGGAGTACTGGTTTGAGGATCCTTCCAAACGCTTTGTCATGAAGGGCTTGAGTCAGTGGCAGGCAGATACGGTTCAGAAGAAGGCACTTCTTTCACCGATGTTTGCCTGGAACAAACTGTACCGGGCGGAGCTTTTTACGGCGGACAATGGTTACCGCTATCCGCTGCATACCTGGTATGAGGACATTCCGGTAACGACGCTTCTCTTTGCAAAGGCGGAGCGGATTGCCTATCTTCCCGAATGCGGCATCCACTATCGCCAGCATGATGATTCGATTATGGGATCGGTTCATGATAAGCGCGTCAAGGACATCTTTGGCGTACTGGAGCTGGTGCGGAAGGAATTCAGGGACGCCGGCCTTTCTGACACGTATCATGAAGAACTGGAGTATCTTCATATTGAGCATCTGTGTCTTTACGGCATGTTCCGCTTTATCCGCAGCGACTGGAGCGAAGAATGTGCAGCGAAGGCAGGGGACGTGATGAAGAAGGAGTTTCCGGACTGGAAGCACAACTGCTATATCCGGAATCTAGGCTGGAAAAACCGTATGTTCCTTGCCTGCTATAATGAAAAAACGGCAGCACTCTTCAATCGAAGAATCCGCGGCTGA